The Pyrenophora tritici-repentis strain M4 chromosome 10, whole genome shotgun sequence genome contains a region encoding:
- a CDS encoding G protein coupled receptor family protein has protein sequence MATPLSYSKDLALVFATRTSSTLSVVGSIFIITTFVFFPYFRKPINRLVFLATFGNILTNTATLISIAVLPEGASPSSSLCQAQGIVIQWFMVADSFWVFCMSTNVFLVFFYGYDAQQIRHLEKWYFAFSYGIPALPAILYVILENTGHPVIGSATLWCWVATDVEWMRIAFFYAPAWIFITATLTIYVVTGYRIWRRRVELRSISRNSRQAAATIQTPNIVPDNDMLPLSDANNIIVTTQITQDTNSITSFSSTRMLAEANTVQDTTICISKALPEDIEGQRTVNCGRNERSVYRATIVAIDTSAESTEGPNTLSTSFPEIKRTTEGNAAAMAYFQVAFLMFLALFVVWLPSSINRMFQFVHRDPSFSLNISSAIVLPLQGAWNAVIYISTTRKECKRAWGMTLSRLTGKPLRCQPQRNETMTSSQETRDSTAEIALDEILKEGSHLRYSEAYSTDGVEGARCHRNLGSV, from the exons ATGGCAACTCCACTGTCATACAGCAAAGATCTTGCTCTTGTATTCGCCACACGGACATCGTCGACACTCTCTGTGGTGGGCTCAATATTTATAATAACCACATTCGTCTTTTTTCCCTATTTCCGAAAGCCGATTAACCGACTCGTCTTCCTAGCGACTTTCGGCAACATCTTAACTAACACAGCAACATTGATATCGATCGCAGTACTACCTGAAGGTGCTTCTCCGTCTTCTAGTCTCTGCCAAGCTCAGGGCATAGTGATTCAATGGTTCATGGTAGCAGATTCGTTCTGG GTGTTTTGCATGTCTACCAACGTTTTCCTCGTATTCTTCTACGGCTACGATGCTCAGCAGATACGTCATCTGGAGAAGTGGTACTTTGCATTCAGTTATGGGATTCCGGCCCTGCCAGCTATCCTGTATGTAATCCTCGAAAATACTGGACATCCAGTCATAGGGTCCGCTACTCTATGGTGCTGGGTAGCGACTGACGTCGAGTGGATGAGAATTGCGTTTTTCTACGCCCCAGCCTGGATCTTTATAACTGCTACTCTCACCATTTATGTTGTTACCGGATATAGAATATGGAGAAGACGTGTTGAGCTTCGCTCCATTTCTCGCAATTCTCGCCAAGCCGCCGCCACGATACAGACCCCAAACATTGTTCCAGACAACGACATGTTGCCTCTTTCCGATGCCAACAACATCATTGTAACGACTCAAATTACACAAGATACGAATTCAATCACCTCTTTTTCAAGCACTCGGATGCTAGCCGAGGCCAATACCGTCCAAGATACGACTATATGTATCTCCAAAGCTCTGCCTGAAGACATCGAAGGCCAGCGCACAGTAAATTGTGGCCGAAATGAACGCAGTGTATATAGGGCGACCATCGTCGCAATCGATACATCGGCAGAGTCTACTGAGGGTCCCAACACGTTGTCGACATCCTTCCCAGAAATTAAGAGAACCACCGAGGGCAATGCTGCGGCAATGGCATACTTCCAGGTCGCCTTCCTCATGTTCTTAGCGCTATTCGTTGTATGGTTACCCAGTAGTATCAATCGGATGTTCCAGTTCGTTCACAGGGATCCTAGCTTCTCGCTCAACATCAGCTCCGCAATAGTATTGCCACTTCAAGGCGCCTGGAACGCTGTGATATACATTTCTACAACCCGGAAAGAATGTAAGCGAGCTTGGGGCATGACCCTGTCCAGGCTTACCGGAAAGCCATTACGATGTCAGCCACAACGAAACGAGACCATGACAAGCTCACAAGAGACGCGGGATTCTACCGCCGAGATAGCGCTCGATGAAATCCTCAAGGAGGGCAGTCATTTACGGTACTCAGAGGCTTATAGCACCGATGGAGTGGAAGGCGCTAGATGCCATCGCAACCTAGGGTCAGTCTAG